From a single Nostoc edaphicum CCNP1411 genomic region:
- a CDS encoding diaminopimelate decarboxylase family protein: MVSNNLTQNRLNPPFSKGLAQELLSIYGSPLYVYNGDRLGETIERITKAVSYSRTQFRFASVTNGNIALLKIFRSFGWGLHANTPGDIYLGLQAGFDPSEIVYSGSNLNQAEMLQVLNWGVTTLNLDSLAQLQLCCEVLSKHREKSIRLGLRLNLPEITGDSRIGVRPEEFGDAIALTAEFGLKLSGLHFYRGTGTNATVAFTQVIDTVIATAQQLPDWEYLDFGGGFGYPYHHNKAAFDWEIFGAELTERITRLGREIDLVIEPGRSAIAGCATLLAQVVSVKCQGEKQIVGVDTTVANLSVPSVHGGYREIVTWKQAENPHSLFTTDICGNTTYSRDYLGKNCQLPALEIGDLVAILDVGAYGYAMSSHFLHRPKPAEVLLENGTHRLIRQREDYSVLLTNQMLDSSPLFKGG; encoded by the coding sequence ATGGTATCAAATAATTTAACTCAAAATCGTCTTAATCCCCCATTCTCTAAGGGGCTTGCCCAGGAGTTGCTGAGTATTTATGGTTCTCCACTTTATGTTTATAATGGCGATCGCTTGGGCGAAACTATTGAGCGGATTACCAAAGCAGTCAGTTATTCCCGCACGCAATTTCGTTTTGCTAGTGTTACTAATGGCAACATTGCGCTGTTAAAAATTTTTCGCTCTTTTGGGTGGGGACTTCACGCCAATACCCCAGGAGATATTTATCTGGGATTGCAAGCTGGTTTTGATCCTAGTGAGATTGTTTATAGCGGTAGTAATTTGAATCAAGCTGAGATGCTACAAGTCCTGAATTGGGGAGTTACAACTCTCAATCTGGATAGCCTCGCTCAGTTGCAGTTGTGCTGCGAAGTTTTATCCAAACATAGAGAGAAATCTATTCGCCTTGGTTTACGCCTTAATTTGCCGGAAATTACCGGAGATAGCCGCATTGGTGTACGTCCAGAAGAATTTGGAGATGCGATCGCTTTAACTGCTGAGTTTGGATTAAAGCTGAGTGGTTTACACTTCTATCGAGGGACGGGAACTAACGCTACAGTTGCATTCACCCAGGTCATTGATACAGTCATCGCCACAGCCCAACAGTTACCAGACTGGGAATATCTAGATTTTGGTGGCGGCTTTGGCTACCCATATCATCACAACAAAGCAGCCTTTGACTGGGAAATTTTTGGGGCTGAGTTAACCGAAAGAATTACTCGTTTAGGGCGGGAAATTGATTTAGTGATTGAACCGGGACGAAGTGCGATCGCAGGATGTGCAACTTTGCTTGCTCAAGTTGTTTCTGTGAAATGCCAAGGAGAAAAGCAGATTGTTGGAGTTGATACCACTGTTGCTAATCTTTCAGTCCCATCAGTACACGGCGGCTACCGAGAAATTGTCACCTGGAAGCAAGCAGAGAATCCCCACTCCCTATTCACAACTGATATTTGTGGTAACACCACCTATTCACGAGATTATCTAGGGAAAAATTGCCAACTCCCAGCCTTAGAAATTGGTGATCTCGTTGCCATTCTAGATGTCGGTGCTTACGGTTATGCCATGTCGTCTCACTTTTTACACCGCCCCAAACCCGCGGAAGTCTTGCTAGAAAATGGCACACACCGCTTGATTCGTCAGCGGGAAGACTACAGTGTTTTACTAACAAATCAGATGCTTGATAGTTCCCCCCTTTTTAAGGGGGGTTAG